One window of the Streptomyces asoensis genome contains the following:
- the dcm gene encoding DNA (cytosine-5-)-methyltransferase, which yields MEKGKYGVPLERSDYLPLERHEESCSPEDFRKWLKTHGKGKRLAVDLFSGAGGLSYGVKQAGWTVAAAVDFDERALETHAANFPGMSLHMDLGNPDERDRLVELLKTADIDLIAGGPPCQPFSRAGRSKIRDLVTNHKRDPEDLRKELWRAYMDVVTRVRPRAILMENVPDMGLGDDFFVVRTIEQHLEDLGYATQVRLVDAWHYGVPQHRKRLILLARNDVERFDWQPKQDGFTNLREAIGDLPGLNPQPTERVGKREMPYRMPEAPSAFVEMMRKGAPEGLVWDHMTRRVRDDDWKIFSEHMDSKTLYSDIPEEFRRYSAENFTDKYKKLAWGERSRSITAHIAKDGYWYIHPDEPRTLTVREAARVQTFPDWFRFAGTRSDAFRQIGNAVPPLLGKAAAEALAPMEGVQAQLGGLQPHWRQVREELVAWARERRNGDDWCHLPGEQMSQLAAAVIALLSGAKPSAAQLDEILKDVRWRKTLTSKAFQNLLEAAPSEKVRTRLERLAPLVDDVAAWQENRRLEIPKRLALKPAEASLYRLLVGEDLLWVGQGALRVAARLNDSDADRTNRLSDGRVNLVRLVGAGGEDAPLRMAALRLISNTVCSAREPICSECPLSKHCKRKSDASDVSMTTKGNGESEVKKRGDGKQTSA from the coding sequence GTGGAGAAGGGGAAGTACGGCGTACCCCTGGAGCGGAGCGACTACCTTCCGCTCGAACGGCACGAGGAGAGCTGCTCTCCGGAGGACTTCCGGAAATGGCTGAAGACCCACGGTAAGGGCAAGCGGCTCGCCGTCGACCTTTTCTCCGGAGCCGGTGGTCTGAGCTACGGCGTGAAGCAGGCGGGTTGGACGGTCGCGGCTGCCGTCGACTTCGACGAGCGCGCTCTGGAGACCCATGCGGCGAACTTTCCCGGCATGAGTCTCCACATGGACCTCGGTAACCCTGACGAGCGTGACCGCTTGGTTGAGCTCCTGAAGACTGCTGACATCGACCTGATCGCAGGCGGGCCTCCCTGCCAGCCCTTCAGCCGCGCCGGACGCAGCAAGATCCGGGATCTTGTGACGAACCACAAGCGGGACCCGGAGGATCTTCGCAAGGAACTGTGGCGCGCCTACATGGACGTTGTGACGCGTGTCAGGCCCCGGGCCATCCTCATGGAGAACGTGCCAGACATGGGGCTCGGAGACGACTTCTTCGTGGTGCGCACGATCGAGCAGCATCTGGAGGATCTTGGGTACGCCACGCAGGTCCGCCTTGTCGACGCCTGGCACTACGGTGTTCCGCAGCACCGGAAGCGCCTGATCCTGCTCGCGAGGAACGACGTCGAGCGCTTCGACTGGCAGCCGAAGCAGGACGGCTTCACCAACCTCCGTGAGGCGATCGGCGACCTTCCCGGCCTCAATCCGCAGCCCACGGAACGCGTCGGCAAACGAGAGATGCCCTACCGCATGCCAGAGGCTCCCTCCGCCTTCGTGGAGATGATGCGTAAGGGCGCCCCGGAGGGGCTTGTCTGGGACCACATGACGCGCCGGGTCCGAGACGACGACTGGAAGATCTTCTCCGAGCACATGGACTCCAAGACCCTGTACTCGGATATTCCGGAAGAGTTCCGTCGCTACAGTGCCGAGAACTTCACGGACAAGTACAAGAAGCTGGCCTGGGGCGAGCGCAGCCGTTCCATCACTGCGCATATCGCCAAGGACGGCTACTGGTACATCCACCCAGACGAGCCCCGAACACTCACTGTGCGTGAGGCGGCCCGGGTGCAGACGTTCCCGGACTGGTTCCGGTTCGCCGGCACCCGTAGCGACGCCTTCCGGCAGATCGGAAATGCGGTGCCACCGCTGCTGGGCAAGGCAGCAGCCGAGGCACTCGCACCCATGGAAGGCGTGCAGGCACAGCTCGGAGGACTACAGCCGCATTGGCGGCAGGTCAGGGAGGAGCTGGTGGCCTGGGCCCGGGAGAGGCGGAACGGCGACGACTGGTGCCACCTCCCCGGCGAGCAGATGTCGCAGCTCGCGGCAGCCGTGATTGCGCTTCTCTCCGGCGCCAAACCGTCGGCAGCCCAACTGGACGAAATCCTGAAGGACGTGAGATGGCGCAAGACCCTCACGTCCAAAGCCTTCCAGAATCTCTTGGAAGCAGCCCCCTCCGAGAAGGTCAGGACACGACTGGAACGGCTTGCTCCCCTCGTCGACGATGTAGCCGCCTGGCAGGAGAACAGGCGTCTTGAGATTCCCAAGCGCCTCGCCCTCAAGCCGGCCGAAGCGTCGCTCTATCGCCTGCTGGTGGGCGAGGACCTCCTCTGGGTGGGCCAGGGGGCGCTACGGGTTGCCGCACGCCTGAACGACAGCGACGCAGACCGTACGAACAGACTCAGTGACGGCCGGGTCAACCTGGTGAGGCTCGTGGGCGCCGGGGGCGAGGACGCACCGCTCCGCATGGCTGCGTTGCGTCTCATCAGCAACACCGTCTGCAGCGCGCGTGAACCGATCTGCTCCGAATGCCCGTTGAGTAAACACTGCAAGCGGAAGTCCGACGCCTCAGACGTCTCAATGACCACAAAGGGCAACGGGGAATCAGAGGTCAAGAAGCGCGGAGATGGGAAGCAGACATCGGCGTAG
- a CDS encoding sensor histidine kinase — translation MSTLGEELISNERVALTELVKNSYDADASLVLIRFNPPLEEGQGSIEVWDDGHGMSPDTVRGTWMEIATPHRHRNHRSESGGRRVLGAKGIGRFAAARLAHVTTITTRRVNEPEVTLRINWGNFTQGDAYLDEVPVTWSTASPSVFAVGGEAERNFAEVVRGFQTASAGASVGHGTVARLEKLRMPWGPDAVEALKRSLSRLLPPPPPAELSVPDQPEFAIYVDTPDGPLRHHAGFVAASETLAHPLYRLVGTVDAVGNAHLAVYASGDEPVEVVEENLRKDSDRPSCGPLKLDFRVWDLEKSALEPLFHIDTGSKNLTEVRKLIRDNSGVALYRDGFRVQPFGEPGYDWLGFDQRRVNNPTMRLSNNQVAGFVYISADENPGLQDRSHREGLIDSPEYEELKTVILQAISKLEIQRYKLRRPESAVKTTSQLLVSPPQAGGHGVFQSFNLDPLRQVATERYPNDVVLGRAIEEATATINEGVRKVQEIISQFSRLATLGTLVDVVLHDGRTALARIAFDLRRLRKITGKVEVHDTDLSGALGELHTDFTAQERALDRLFTRIEPLSGRQRGRPRELSLHQSISEAVSVLESEIAKHGVIVTIGGEDVTVTAEPGDIRTLVLNLVNNAVYWLSTTPSETEREILIETERAQEGEADVVDITVSDSGPGVREEIKDLIFDTYFSDKPDGIGLGLSIAGSVVKDFYDGDLWLVSPGALSGASFRARLRRRVG, via the coding sequence ATGAGCACCTTGGGCGAGGAACTGATCAGCAACGAGCGTGTGGCGCTCACCGAACTGGTGAAGAACTCCTACGACGCTGATGCCAGCCTCGTACTGATCCGCTTCAACCCACCGCTCGAGGAGGGGCAAGGCTCGATCGAAGTGTGGGACGACGGGCACGGTATGTCCCCGGACACGGTGCGCGGTACCTGGATGGAGATCGCCACTCCGCACAGGCACCGGAACCACCGCAGCGAGTCGGGCGGGCGGCGTGTGCTCGGAGCCAAGGGCATCGGTCGGTTCGCAGCCGCCCGCTTGGCCCATGTCACTACCATCACCACGCGACGTGTCAACGAGCCAGAGGTCACCCTCCGGATCAACTGGGGCAACTTCACGCAGGGTGACGCCTACCTGGACGAGGTTCCGGTCACCTGGTCCACAGCCTCGCCGTCCGTCTTCGCCGTGGGCGGCGAGGCGGAGCGGAACTTCGCCGAGGTCGTCAGGGGGTTCCAGACAGCTTCGGCCGGCGCGTCGGTTGGTCACGGAACCGTAGCCCGACTCGAGAAGCTACGGATGCCCTGGGGGCCCGACGCCGTCGAGGCCCTCAAGCGCTCCCTGTCACGGCTCCTGCCCCCGCCGCCTCCCGCTGAGTTGTCGGTGCCGGACCAGCCGGAGTTCGCCATCTACGTAGACACCCCTGACGGTCCGCTCCGCCACCACGCCGGCTTCGTGGCCGCCAGCGAGACACTGGCCCACCCGCTCTACCGGCTCGTCGGCACTGTGGACGCCGTCGGGAACGCGCACCTGGCCGTCTACGCCAGCGGGGACGAGCCCGTGGAGGTCGTCGAGGAGAACCTCCGGAAGGACTCGGACAGGCCGTCCTGCGGACCACTGAAGCTGGACTTCCGCGTATGGGACCTGGAGAAGTCGGCGCTGGAGCCGCTCTTCCACATCGACACCGGGTCGAAGAACCTCACCGAGGTGCGGAAGCTCATCCGGGACAACAGCGGCGTGGCCCTGTACCGGGACGGGTTCCGTGTCCAGCCGTTCGGCGAACCGGGCTACGACTGGCTCGGGTTCGACCAGCGACGTGTCAACAACCCGACGATGCGACTGTCCAACAACCAGGTTGCCGGATTCGTCTACATCTCGGCGGACGAGAACCCGGGCCTCCAGGACCGGTCGCACCGGGAAGGGCTGATCGACAGTCCGGAGTACGAGGAACTGAAGACGGTCATACTGCAGGCGATCTCGAAACTCGAGATCCAGCGCTACAAGTTGCGCCGCCCGGAATCCGCGGTGAAGACGACGAGCCAACTCCTGGTCAGCCCGCCCCAAGCGGGAGGCCACGGAGTCTTCCAGAGCTTCAACTTGGATCCGCTACGGCAGGTCGCCACCGAACGGTATCCGAACGATGTCGTCCTGGGACGCGCCATCGAGGAAGCCACGGCGACGATCAACGAAGGTGTGCGCAAGGTCCAGGAGATCATCTCCCAGTTCTCCCGGCTCGCGACGCTGGGCACCCTCGTCGACGTCGTGCTCCACGACGGCCGGACCGCACTGGCCCGCATCGCATTCGACCTTCGTCGACTCAGGAAGATCACGGGGAAGGTCGAGGTCCACGACACGGACCTATCCGGCGCGCTCGGAGAGCTGCACACGGATTTCACCGCGCAGGAGAGGGCTCTCGACCGGCTGTTCACCCGCATCGAGCCCCTCAGCGGTCGGCAGCGTGGGCGTCCCCGCGAACTCTCGCTTCACCAGAGCATCTCCGAAGCTGTCTCCGTGCTGGAATCCGAGATCGCCAAGCACGGTGTGATCGTGACTATCGGCGGGGAGGACGTGACGGTCACGGCCGAGCCGGGTGACATCAGGACGCTCGTGCTCAATCTCGTGAACAACGCGGTGTATTGGCTGTCAACGACGCCCAGCGAGACGGAACGCGAGATCCTTATCGAGACCGAGCGCGCCCAAGAGGGCGAAGCCGACGTGGTGGACATCACGGTCAGCGACAGCGGGCCCGGGGTGCGCGAGGAGATCAAGGACCTGATCTTCGACACCTATTTCAGTGACAAGCCGGACGGTATCGGTCTCGGCCTCAGCATCGCGGGCAGCGTCGTGAAGGATTTCTACGACGGTGACCTGTGGCTGGTAAGCCCCGGCGCCCTCTCCGGCGCGAGTTTCCGGGCACGACTGCGAAGGAGAGTTGGGTGA
- a CDS encoding NUDIX domain-containing protein, whose product MSENEHEAKMAHPRMAAGALFFDDADRVLLVEPSYKDYRDIPGGYVEHGESPRQACVREVHEELGIKPHIGRLLVVDWAPNPGEGDKVLYLFDGGRLSADQRQQIALQADELRSYDFHHAEQLPELSIPRLVRRITAGIQARAHGITAYLEHGSAPETAQ is encoded by the coding sequence GTGAGTGAGAACGAGCACGAAGCGAAGATGGCCCACCCGCGCATGGCAGCCGGCGCACTCTTCTTCGACGACGCCGACCGAGTCCTGCTCGTCGAACCCTCGTACAAGGACTACCGCGACATCCCCGGCGGATACGTCGAGCATGGGGAGTCTCCCCGACAAGCCTGCGTACGCGAAGTCCACGAAGAGCTGGGTATCAAGCCACACATCGGCCGCCTGCTCGTCGTGGACTGGGCACCGAATCCAGGAGAGGGAGACAAGGTCCTTTACCTCTTCGACGGCGGCCGTCTCAGCGCGGACCAACGCCAGCAGATCGCGCTGCAAGCCGACGAGCTCCGCAGCTACGACTTCCACCACGCCGAGCAACTGCCAGAGCTCAGTATCCCCCGCCTCGTACGCCGGATCACCGCCGGGATCCAGGCCCGCGCCCACGGCATAACCGCCTACCTGGAACACGGATCGGCGCCGGAAACAGCACAGTAG
- a CDS encoding helix-turn-helix domain-containing protein, with translation MTENLTIGERVAWYRRRRGLSQEVLAGLVGRTTDWLSKAENNRIELDRLSVITSLAEALDVSLGDLLAEPTLMEWSNDSGRRTVPALREALMDYKQLTPLLVPPPDDEPPALKDLRANVKEILDAYQASRYGFATRRLPLVLADALAASRGYSGRNREEAHALLALTYQGAAMVLGKVGESELAWIAADRGLAAAQHSGQSAVTGSLFRAVTHCLLATGRFAPAVQLVNDAAAVMQPGLDTANDEYLSVYGTLFLAGAMAAARAEDRATTQTFLREADEAAQRLGTDANHLWTAFGPTNVAIHCVATAGELGDIQIAADLGQRIDTSGLPVERRVRHNLEVARALSAWNRTDEALATLLDAEQAAPEQVRHHYLSRELVIGWIRGTRGRPSQPVADLARRLGVVGG, from the coding sequence ATGACAGAGAACCTGACCATCGGCGAGCGCGTCGCTTGGTACCGGCGCCGACGCGGCCTCTCCCAAGAAGTCCTGGCCGGCCTTGTCGGGCGGACCACGGACTGGCTGAGCAAAGCGGAGAACAATCGGATCGAGCTCGACCGGCTCTCGGTGATCACCTCACTCGCCGAGGCCCTCGACGTCTCCCTCGGAGACCTGCTCGCCGAACCGACCCTCATGGAGTGGTCGAACGACAGCGGCCGCCGCACGGTCCCCGCCCTGCGCGAAGCGCTCATGGACTACAAGCAGCTCACGCCGCTGCTCGTACCTCCGCCCGATGACGAACCGCCCGCCCTGAAGGACCTTCGGGCCAACGTGAAGGAGATCCTCGACGCCTATCAGGCGTCTCGCTACGGCTTCGCCACGCGACGACTTCCCCTCGTACTGGCCGATGCCCTCGCCGCATCCCGCGGGTACTCGGGGCGTAATAGGGAGGAGGCACATGCCCTACTCGCCCTGACCTACCAAGGCGCGGCCATGGTGTTGGGCAAGGTCGGGGAGTCGGAGCTGGCATGGATCGCCGCCGACCGCGGCCTGGCGGCCGCGCAGCACAGCGGCCAGAGCGCGGTGACGGGCTCGCTCTTCCGGGCGGTCACACACTGCCTGCTGGCCACCGGGCGCTTCGCCCCGGCGGTCCAGCTGGTGAACGATGCGGCGGCGGTGATGCAGCCCGGCCTGGACACCGCGAACGACGAATACCTCTCGGTCTACGGCACCCTCTTCCTCGCCGGCGCCATGGCAGCCGCCCGAGCCGAGGACCGGGCGACGACGCAGACCTTCCTTCGAGAAGCCGACGAAGCCGCACAGCGGCTGGGCACCGATGCCAACCACCTGTGGACGGCCTTCGGCCCGACGAACGTGGCCATCCACTGCGTCGCCACCGCCGGAGAGCTCGGAGACATCCAGATAGCGGCGGACCTCGGACAACGCATCGACACCAGCGGCTTGCCGGTGGAACGCCGCGTGAGGCACAACCTGGAAGTCGCCCGAGCACTCAGCGCCTGGAACCGGACCGACGAAGCCCTGGCCACCCTGCTGGACGCCGAACAGGCTGCCCCCGAGCAGGTGCGCCACCACTACCTGAGCCGGGAACTGGTCATCGGCTGGATCCGAGGTACCCGAGGCCGCCCGTCCCAGCCGGTGGCAGACCTGGCACGCAGGCTCGGCGTCGTCGGCGGTTAG
- a CDS encoding aminoglycoside phosphotransferase family protein translates to MRSTNSAEPWTEQGLGPFGPAALKPYSRTRFATDGSALLKIYVGIDPEGRRQREVATVERAAPLGIAVPAVLATGNDEAGSWTAFRVVDGTPCSVSTHSAIEEYIGHVAAVSRRLHRPVADATPGSGWEARRAGVVSSHQFLLDQFSPRCRSLPWWAVLSEALQPIDSHPVVRLHGDLKPEHLLIDGERLHVVDWEASACGPAVLDYTDVVFHLVRDLLYGGMPPARVPVDLLIRLPFGGPVLAWRLLLWLDRRRTQDIDLITAHDVYRLAAEEQVASAYRSLAQTVALLRAAGVPR, encoded by the coding sequence GTGCGCAGCACGAATTCGGCGGAGCCGTGGACCGAGCAGGGTCTCGGCCCGTTCGGCCCGGCAGCTCTCAAGCCGTACTCCAGAACGCGGTTCGCCACGGACGGCAGTGCTTTGTTGAAGATCTACGTGGGCATCGACCCCGAAGGCCGGCGCCAGCGCGAGGTCGCGACGGTCGAGCGCGCTGCCCCGTTGGGTATCGCGGTCCCAGCCGTCCTGGCCACGGGAAACGATGAGGCAGGGTCTTGGACGGCATTCCGGGTGGTGGATGGGACGCCGTGCTCGGTAAGCACGCACTCAGCGATTGAGGAGTACATCGGTCACGTCGCGGCTGTGAGTCGCAGGCTGCACCGGCCTGTTGCCGACGCCACTCCCGGATCTGGCTGGGAAGCTCGACGAGCCGGTGTCGTTTCCTCGCACCAGTTCCTGCTCGATCAGTTCTCTCCTCGCTGCCGGTCGCTGCCCTGGTGGGCGGTGCTGAGTGAGGCCCTCCAACCGATCGATTCCCATCCGGTCGTTCGCCTGCATGGTGATCTCAAGCCCGAGCACCTCCTCATCGACGGTGAGCGCCTGCACGTCGTCGACTGGGAGGCGAGCGCCTGCGGACCGGCCGTACTCGACTACACCGACGTGGTCTTCCATCTCGTGCGCGACCTGCTGTACGGGGGCATGCCGCCCGCACGCGTCCCGGTCGATCTCCTGATCCGGTTGCCGTTTGGCGGGCCGGTCCTGGCCTGGCGCCTGCTCCTCTGGCTCGATCGCCGTCGGACGCAGGACATCGACCTCATCACCGCCCACGACGTCTATCGACTCGCTGCCGAGGAACAGGTGGCCTCCGCGTACCGGTCACTCGCTCAGACGGTCGCGCTTCTCCGCGCTGCCGGCGTCCCTCGCTGA
- a CDS encoding methionine adenosyltransferase — MPRTSTTIDNSHIVIDTGMAQPDATTIVERKGLGHPDTLADHLAERLSRAYSRYTVQHFGAVLHHNFDKLALLGGASEVRYGAGRMTSPVRVLVNGRAAPLCGGEPIPVEDIVEAEVRAFFAERLPEVSAHLDIVFNITSNSSPGAVLTGDGVPDRTRWFNPRSVEDLRERRVRLSNDTSLGTGWAPENPFESFVRELVDHFSGKSEFTLAHAWCGSDVKLMGYWDGAQADIVLCVPQKSRHVASRAEYVRNAETVLAECHRLAGLRLPGAEARFRLNARDVPEKDELYLTYTGSSIESGDEGIVGRGNRVNGLITPLRPMNLEGANGKNPVYHVGKLYNVAAQRLANRLHEATEGHAEVHLVSTTGQRLDQPWRILVRLSSPHAEVDKVQALVTEALGEFPALTDELVSDGIVLS; from the coding sequence ATGCCTCGTACGAGCACGACCATCGACAACAGCCACATCGTCATCGACACCGGCATGGCCCAGCCGGACGCGACGACCATCGTGGAACGCAAGGGCCTCGGCCATCCGGACACCCTGGCCGACCATCTCGCCGAGCGGTTGTCCCGCGCCTACAGCCGTTACACCGTTCAGCACTTCGGCGCCGTACTGCACCACAACTTCGACAAGCTCGCCCTCCTCGGGGGAGCCAGCGAAGTGCGGTACGGGGCCGGCCGGATGACATCGCCGGTGCGGGTCCTGGTCAATGGGAGGGCCGCGCCGTTGTGCGGCGGCGAGCCGATTCCGGTCGAGGACATCGTGGAGGCCGAGGTCCGGGCGTTCTTCGCCGAGCGACTGCCCGAGGTCTCGGCCCACCTCGACATCGTCTTCAACATCACCAGCAATTCGAGCCCGGGCGCTGTCCTCACCGGCGACGGGGTGCCCGACCGCACCCGCTGGTTCAACCCGCGCTCCGTCGAGGATCTCCGCGAGCGGCGGGTACGGCTCTCCAACGACACGTCCCTCGGCACCGGCTGGGCGCCGGAGAACCCGTTCGAGTCGTTCGTACGGGAACTGGTGGACCACTTCTCCGGGAAGAGCGAGTTCACGCTCGCCCACGCCTGGTGCGGCTCTGACGTCAAACTCATGGGCTACTGGGACGGAGCCCAGGCCGACATCGTGTTGTGCGTCCCCCAGAAGTCGCGTCACGTCGCCAGCCGAGCGGAGTACGTCCGCAACGCGGAGACCGTCCTCGCCGAGTGCCACCGCCTCGCCGGCCTCCGGCTGCCTGGAGCGGAGGCGCGCTTCCGGCTGAATGCTCGCGACGTTCCGGAGAAGGACGAGCTGTACCTCACCTACACCGGCAGTTCGATCGAGTCCGGTGACGAAGGCATTGTGGGGCGAGGAAACCGGGTCAACGGGCTGATCACACCCTTGAGGCCGATGAACCTTGAGGGCGCCAACGGCAAGAACCCCGTCTACCACGTCGGCAAGCTGTACAACGTCGCTGCGCAGCGACTCGCCAACCGGCTCCACGAGGCGACCGAGGGGCACGCCGAGGTTCACCTGGTGAGCACGACCGGGCAGCGACTCGACCAGCCCTGGCGCATCCTCGTCCGCCTGTCCTCTCCCCACGCCGAGGTGGACAAGGTGCAGGCCCTGGTCACCGAGGCTCTCGGCGAGTTCCCGGCCCTGACGGACGAGCTGGTCTCCGACGGGATCGTGCTGAGCTGA
- a CDS encoding aminoglycoside phosphotransferase family protein yields the protein MATRTLGKVPAGCQQRLLAHYGPEAQAWLDTAPDLLEQAAERWKLSLGDYHDAGHASVIATATALDGRPLLLKAWTDPTRYRHEVSALRLWAGGPTADVIEAADDLAVAALELVGGRPGGAERPEREVQMVAAALQGLHTLGQRRRRPNSFPLLTDHLGTEMLPRIRRRMETLDLDAWHLLLDAALPALAGLQEDPGRTTVLHADLYRENVPFDWLGHPRLLDPLPMLGDAAFDWAFWTVYYNLGHGTDGRLAAAARISRIPIPVLAPWCRALALDGLLYYLEAGDPRAPQMAEVLAGLSASTPRKGS from the coding sequence ATGGCGACGCGGACGCTCGGAAAGGTTCCCGCAGGGTGCCAGCAGCGGCTACTCGCGCACTACGGGCCGGAAGCCCAGGCGTGGCTGGACACAGCACCGGACCTGCTGGAACAGGCCGCCGAACGCTGGAAGTTGTCCCTCGGCGACTACCACGACGCCGGACACGCCTCGGTGATCGCGACAGCGACCGCCCTCGACGGGCGTCCGCTACTCCTCAAGGCATGGACCGACCCCACCCGGTATCGCCACGAAGTGAGTGCACTGCGGCTGTGGGCCGGCGGACCGACGGCGGACGTCATCGAGGCCGCTGACGACCTGGCGGTGGCCGCCCTGGAGCTGGTGGGAGGGCGCCCTGGTGGCGCCGAGCGGCCCGAGCGCGAGGTTCAGATGGTGGCGGCTGCCCTTCAGGGGCTGCACACCCTCGGCCAGCGCCGAAGGCGACCGAACAGCTTCCCGCTGCTCACCGACCACCTCGGCACGGAGATGCTGCCGCGGATCCGGCGACGGATGGAGACGCTCGACCTCGACGCATGGCATCTCCTCCTCGACGCCGCCCTCCCGGCGCTCGCAGGACTGCAGGAAGACCCAGGCAGGACGACTGTCCTGCACGCGGACTTGTATCGGGAGAACGTGCCATTCGACTGGCTGGGGCACCCTCGCCTACTCGATCCGCTGCCCATGCTGGGCGACGCGGCATTCGACTGGGCCTTCTGGACCGTCTACTACAACCTTGGGCACGGGACCGACGGGCGACTGGCCGCTGCCGCCCGGATCTCGCGGATCCCCATTCCCGTACTCGCGCCGTGGTGCAGAGCGCTGGCCCTCGACGGACTCCTCTACTACCTGGAGGCCGGGGACCCGAGAGCACCGCAGATGGCGGAAGTGCTCGCCGGCCTTTCCGCGTCGACCCCGAGGAAGGGCTCGTGA